The following are encoded in a window of Methylocystis rosea genomic DNA:
- a CDS encoding peptidoglycan-binding domain-containing protein → MNEGKLDMPATIKLGDTGDDVKRLQRVFARNKVLGPDNVDGVFGPRTEEAVKDFQQSNGLAADGVVGPITWSHVHPYREASPTLQAASLGPVVAKLQGVLKTGFGYTGAIDGIFGPTTENVVRQYQTNAGLPVTGVMDERTWMAPAGAAGATLESLSGLIL, encoded by the coding sequence ATGAACGAAGGGAAACTCGACATGCCGGCGACGATCAAACTAGGCGATACCGGAGATGACGTGAAGCGACTTCAACGAGTCTTCGCGCGCAACAAGGTCTTGGGACCCGACAACGTAGACGGCGTCTTCGGACCGCGCACGGAAGAGGCCGTGAAGGACTTCCAGCAATCGAACGGGCTGGCGGCAGACGGCGTCGTCGGGCCGATCACATGGAGCCACGTGCATCCCTACCGCGAGGCGTCGCCGACGCTTCAGGCCGCATCCTTAGGGCCGGTGGTGGCCAAGCTGCAAGGCGTGCTCAAGACGGGCTTTGGTTACACCGGCGCCATCGACGGCATTTTCGGCCCCACCACCGAGAACGTCGTCCGTCAATACCAGACTAACGCCGGGCTCCCGGTCACTGGCGTCATGGACGAGCGGACCTGGATGGCTCCCGCCGGCGCAGCCGGCGCGACGCTCGAGAGCCTCTCGGGTCTTATACTTTAA
- a CDS encoding peptidoglycan-binding domain-containing protein, with protein sequence MSGSISPWPVVKTGSSEHPIKTLQYLLRARGHSAVVDGLFGPQTDAAVKAFQASQGLTADGIVGPTTWAALVVQVKKGSQGDAVKGVQEEFQFRNLSGDPSKGPQVDGIFGPVTDASVRGFQQALSLDIPSVKVDGIVGPVTWQALVSGMLSF encoded by the coding sequence ATGTCTGGCAGCATCAGCCCTTGGCCAGTGGTCAAGACCGGCTCTAGCGAACATCCCATCAAGACACTGCAATATCTGCTGAGGGCGCGCGGACATAGCGCCGTCGTGGATGGTCTGTTCGGTCCGCAAACCGACGCGGCGGTAAAGGCATTTCAAGCAAGCCAGGGATTGACGGCGGATGGGATTGTCGGCCCAACCACTTGGGCGGCCCTTGTCGTGCAGGTCAAAAAAGGAAGCCAAGGCGACGCGGTTAAGGGGGTGCAGGAGGAATTTCAGTTCCGCAACCTCTCCGGCGATCCCAGCAAGGGACCGCAAGTCGATGGAATCTTCGGACCCGTGACAGACGCATCGGTGCGTGGTTTTCAGCAAGCGCTTTCGCTCGACATCCCTTCGGTGAAAGTGGACGGAATTGTCGGTCCGGTTACTTGGCAGGCTCTGGTGAGCGGCATGCTTTCTTTTTAG
- a CDS encoding peptidoglycan-binding domain-containing protein, whose translation MAEPVLKKGSNDPAVRDLQEALKSLGYDVGPVDGVFGAKTESAVKKFQQAREIAVDGVVGRVTWINIDEADQSHPVLKIGSTGLPVRRLQSRMSAVGFNTGGVDGRFGATTEAAVKKLQHDYHLDSDGIVGPKTWQVVDALENEGGVS comes from the coding sequence ATGGCAGAACCAGTACTGAAGAAAGGATCTAATGATCCCGCCGTGCGCGACCTGCAAGAGGCCCTTAAATCTCTCGGATACGATGTAGGCCCCGTTGACGGAGTCTTCGGGGCGAAAACTGAGAGCGCCGTTAAGAAGTTTCAGCAGGCGCGGGAGATCGCGGTTGATGGCGTGGTGGGCCGAGTTACGTGGATCAACATTGACGAAGCTGATCAAAGCCACCCCGTGCTGAAGATCGGCTCGACGGGCCTACCCGTTCGTCGTCTGCAGAGCCGAATGAGCGCTGTCGGTTTCAACACTGGCGGAGTCGACGGGCGCTTCGGCGCCACGACTGAAGCGGCGGTCAAAAAGTTGCAGCACGATTATCACCTAGACAGTGACGGCATCGTTGGTCCGAAGACTTGGCAAGTCGTTGACGCCCTGGAGAATGAGGGAGGCGTAAGCTAA
- a CDS encoding L,D-transpeptidase, producing the protein MPPRIQQILIIFASAAAGAGLAGCASTQTPATLSASAVAPTPRSDPAAPGGRIDAVAVQGGNLYGEMKDAGFIVPAVRPGLVDAAFHRTNVAYSTREAPGTIVVDPAGHYLYYVEAGGRATRYGIGVGRDGFAWSGEATIKSKQEWPDWYPPKEMIERRPDLKKQLVELQSGLGMHGGPGNPLGARAMYLWQGDRDTLFRIHGTNEPWTIGKSQSSGCIRMINQDAMDLYQKTTPGTRVVVLPAKVARR; encoded by the coding sequence ATGCCTCCCAGAATCCAACAAATCCTGATCATATTTGCCTCAGCAGCGGCTGGGGCCGGCCTTGCCGGATGCGCCAGCACGCAAACGCCTGCGACGCTGAGCGCCTCCGCGGTTGCGCCGACGCCTCGCAGCGATCCTGCCGCGCCGGGGGGACGCATCGACGCCGTCGCCGTCCAGGGCGGCAATCTCTACGGCGAGATGAAGGACGCTGGCTTCATCGTTCCAGCGGTCAGACCCGGCCTCGTCGATGCAGCATTCCATCGCACGAACGTCGCCTACTCGACCAGAGAAGCTCCTGGGACGATCGTGGTCGATCCCGCCGGACACTATCTCTATTACGTCGAGGCGGGCGGCCGGGCGACCCGCTACGGCATCGGCGTTGGTCGCGACGGTTTCGCCTGGTCAGGGGAAGCGACGATCAAGAGCAAGCAGGAATGGCCCGACTGGTATCCGCCAAAGGAAATGATCGAACGCAGGCCCGACCTTAAAAAACAGCTGGTTGAGCTGCAAAGCGGTCTTGGCATGCATGGCGGTCCCGGCAATCCGTTGGGAGCCCGCGCGATGTATCTCTGGCAAGGGGATCGAGATACGCTCTTTCGCATCCACGGCACGAATGAGCCCTGGACCATCGGGAAGAGCCAGTCGTCTGGCTGCATCCGGATGATCAATCAGGACGCGATGGATCTCTACCAAAAAACGACCCCTGGAACCCGAGTCGTCGTTCTTCCCGCCAAAGTGGCGCGCCGGTAG